A single genomic interval of Ammospiza nelsoni isolate bAmmNel1 chromosome 25, bAmmNel1.pri, whole genome shotgun sequence harbors:
- the HMGCL gene encoding hydroxymethylglutaryl-CoA lyase, mitochondrial isoform X2, with protein MAARRLLPRWAGSLRPVSSAAAAGGPYPKRVKVVEVGPRDGLQNEKNLVPTPVKINLINMLSETGLQVIEATSFVSPKWVPQVAAGAKEVSIFGAASELFTQKNINCSIEESLERFEEVMRAAKEASIPVRGYVSCVLGCPYEGKISAAKVAEVSKKMYSMGCYEISLGDTIGVGTPGSMREMLAAVMKEVPVGALAVHCHDTYGQALANILVALQMGVSVVDASVAGLGGCPYAQGASGNVATEDLVYMLNGLGIHTGVDLQKLMDTGTFICNALNRKTNSKVSQASCRL; from the exons ATGGCGGCGCGGCGGCTCCTGCCCCGCTGGGCGGGATCGCTGCGGCCC GTGAGCTCCGctgcggcggcgggcgggccgTACCCGAAGCGAGTGAAGGTGGTGGAGGTGGGACCCCGCGATGGGCTCCAGAACGAGAAG AATCTTGTGCCCACCCCAGTGAAGATCAATTTAATCAACATGCTGTCAGAGACAGGGCTGCAGGTCATAGAGGCCACCAGCTTCGTGTCCCCCAAGTGGGTTCCTCAG GTGGCAGCAGGGGCCAAAGAGGTGTCGATCTTTGGGGCAGCATCCGAGCTCTTCACCCAGAAAAACATCAACTGCTCCATCGAGGAGAGCCTGGAGAGGTTTGAGGAGGTGATGAGGGCAGCCAAGGAAGCCAGCATTCCTGTCAGGGG ATACGTTTCCTGTGTCCTTGGATGTCCCTATGAAGGGAAGATTTCTGCAGCTAAAGTTGCAGAG gtcTCCAAGAAGATGTACTCCATGGGGTGCTACGAGATCTCCCTGGGGGACACCATTGGCGTGGGCACCCCGGGCTCCATGAGGGAGATGCTGGCAGCGGTGATGAAGGAGGTGCCCGTGGGGGCTCTGGCCGTTCACTGCCATGACACCTATGGCCAGGCCCTGGCCAACATCCTGGTGGCCCTGCAG ATGGGGGTGAGCGTGGTGGACGCGTCCGTGGCCGGCCTTGGGGGGTGCCCCTATGCCCAGGGAGCCTCTGGGAACGTGGCCACAGAGGATCTGGTGTACATGCTCAACGGGCTGGGCATCCACACG GGGGTGGATCTGCAGAAGCTGATGGACACAGGCACCTTCATCTGCAATGCCCTGAACAGAAAAACCAACTCCAAGGTGTCTCAGGCCTCCTGCAGACTGTGA
- the PITHD1 gene encoding PITH domain-containing protein 1: protein MAHGHGPGRCRCCGEEAAERGAAWGLYLRIDRQRLQCLNERREGSGATVFRPWEERGDRSQFVESDDDEELLFNIPFTGSVKLKGVIVMGEDDGTHPAEMRLFRNIPHMSFDDTAKEPEQTFSLSRDPLGELEYPTKIARFSNVYHLSMHFPKNFGAETTKIFYIGLKGEWTEAHRHEVTICNYEASANPADHKLEQITPQTHFIS from the exons ATGGCGCACGGGCACGGGCCCGGCCGGTGCCGCTGCTGCGGGGAGGAGGCGGCGGAGCGCGGCGCGGCCTGGGGGCTCTACCTGCGCATCGACCGGCAGCGCCTGCAGTGCCTCAACGAGCGCCGCGAGGGCTCCGGAGCCACCGTGTTCCGGCCCTGGGAGGAGCGCGGGGACCGCTCGCAG TTTGTGGAAAGCGACGATGACGAGGAGCTGCTCTTCAACATCCC GTTCACGGGCAGTGTGAAGTTGAAAGGAGTCATTGTGATGGGCGAGGACGACGGGACGCACCCGGCTGAGATGAGGCT gTTCAGGAACATTCCTCACATGTCCTTTGATGACACAGCCAAGGAGCCAGAGCAGACCTTCAGCCTGAGCCGGGatcccctgggagagctggaatATCCCACCAA aatcGCCCGTTTCTCCAACGTTTACCACCTCTCCATGCACTTCCCAAAGAACTTCGGAGCTGAGACAACCAAGATTTTTTATATCGGCCTGAAGGGGGAGTGGACGGAG GCTCATCGCCACGAAGTCACCATCTGCAACTACGAAGCCTCGGCGAACCCGGCCGACCACAAGCTGGAACAGATCACCCCCCAGACTCACTTCATCTCCTAA
- the GALE gene encoding UDP-glucose 4-epimerase isoform X2, with protein sequence MAETILVTGGAGYIGSHCVLELLQAGYEPVVIDNFHNAIRGSEELPESLRRVQEIAHRPLLFQELDITDRAALQELFRKHRFSAVMHFAGLKAVGESVQKPLEYYRVNLTGTIGLLETMKAHGVRNIVFSSSATVYGDPKYLPLDENHPVGGCTNPYGKSKFFIEEMIRDLCRAEKVAVGRREFLSVFGNDYKTDDGTGVRDYIHVVDLAKGHIAALKKLKENCGCKIYNLGTGTGYSVLQMVRAMEKASGREIKYRITARREGDVASCYADPALAERELGWKAAFGLDKMCEDLWRWQLQNPTGFSKN encoded by the exons ATGGCCGAGACCATCCTGGTGACGGGCGGCGCCGGCTACATCGGCAGCCACTgcgtgctggagctgctgcaggcggGCTACGAGCCCGTGGTCATCGACAACTTCCACAACGCCATCCGAG GCTCCGAGGAGCTCCCCGAGAGCCTCCGGCGGGTGCAGGAGATCGCGCACCGGCCCCTGCTCTTCCAGGAGCTCGACATCACGGACCGGGCGGCGCTGCAGGAGCTCTTCAGGAAG CACCGCTTCTCGGCCGTGATGCACTTTGCGGGGCTCAAGGCAGTGGGGGAGTCGGTGCAGAAGCCTCTGGAATATTACAGAGTGAACCTCACCGGGACCATCGGGCTGCTGGAG ACCATGAAGGCCCACGGCGTGAGGAACATCGtgttcagcagctctgccaccGTCTACGGGGATCCCAAGTACCTCCCCCTGGATGAGAATCACCCGGTGGGGGGCTGCACCAACCCCTACGGCAAATCCAAGTTCTTCATCGAGGAGATGATCCGGGATCTCTGCAGAGCGGAGAAG GTGGCAGTGGGACGCCGGGAATTCCTGAGCGTCTTTGGGAACGACTACAAGACTGACGATGGAACGG GAGTCAGGGATTACATCCACGTCGTGGATCTGGCCAAGGGCCACATCGCTGCTCTGAAGAAGCTCAAGGAGAACTGTGGCTGCAAG ATCTACAACCTGGGCACAGGCACCGGCTACTCCGTGCTGCAGATGGTCCGGGCCATGGAGAAAGCCTCGGGGCGGGAG atCAAGTACCGGATCACGGCCCGGCGCGAGGGGGACGTGGCCTCCTGCTACGCTGACCCCGCGCTGGCCGAGcgggagctgggctggaaagctgcctttGGCCTGGACAAGATGT GTGAGGACCTGTGGCGGTGGCAGCTGCAGAACCCCACGGGCTTCAGCAAGAACTGA
- the FUCA1 gene encoding tissue alpha-L-fucosidase, producing the protein MAALALLGVAAALGPGLAAPRYRPDWASLDARPLPAWYDRAKVGVFVHWGVFSVPAWGSEWFWWHWQGQHDAAYESFVRRRFPPGTTYAEFAPRFTAYDFQPRQWAQLFQRAGARYVVLTTKHHEGFTNWGSPVSWNWNSVDTGPHRDLVGELGEALRESNLRYGLYHSLMEWFNPLYLADKQNDFKTQSFVLKKTMPELYDLVLKYKPDLIWSDGDWEAPDSYWNSTSFLAWLYNDSPVKDTVVVNDRWGRGCSCRHGGFYNCADKFRPGTLPEHKWEMCSSLDRLSWGYRSNMSLPEVMDEMSMIEELVQTVSLGGNYLLNVGPTKEGVIVPIFQERLLALGRWLDTNGEAIYESQPWRVQMENTTDTVWYTSKGPVVFAIFLLWPRDNVLHLSSPIESPGTQVTLLGFAGTLEWQIQPGAGMLITLPSMLPSPLPPQPGWVVKLEGVK; encoded by the exons ATGGCGGCGCTGGCCCTGCTCGGAGTGGCGGCCGCGCTGGGCCCGGGCCTGGCCGCGCCCCGCTACCGCCCGGACTGGGCCAGCCTGGACGCGCGGCCGCTGCCCGCCTGGTACGACCGGGCCAAGGTGGGGGTGTTCGTGCACTGGGGGGTGTTCTCCGTGCCCGCCTGGGGCTCCGAGTGGTTctggtggcactggcagggccAGCACGATGCCGCCTACGAGAGCTTCGTGCGCCGCCGCTTCCCGCCCGGCACCACCTACGCGGAGTTCGCGCCCCGTTTCACCGCCTACGACTTCCAGCCCCGACAGTGGGCACAGCTCTTCCAGCGGGCCGGGGCCAG ATACGTGGTCCTGACCACCAAGCACCACGAGGGCTTCACCAACTGGGGGTCGCCAGTGTCCTGGAACTGGAATTCTGTGGATACAGGGCCCCACCGGGACCTggtgggagagctgggagaggccctCAGGGagag CAACCTCCGTTATGGGCTGTATCACTCCCTGATGGAGTGGTTTAACCCTCTCTACCTTGCTGACAAACAAAATGACTTCAAGACCCAGAGCTTTGTTTTAAAGAAGACGATGCCAGAACTTTATGATCTTGTCTTAAA ATACAAACCAGACCTGATCTGGTCGGATGGGGACTGGGAAGCTCCAGATTCCTACTGGAATTCCACCTCTTTCCTTGCCTGGCTCTACAACGACAGCCCCGTGAAG gACACCGTGGTTGTCAACGACCGCTGGGgtcggggctgctcctgccgcCACGGGGGTTTCTACAACTGTGCTGACAAGTTCAGGCCAGGCACGCTGCCCGAGCACAAGTGGGAGATGTGCTCCTCCCTGGACAGGCTCTCCTGGGGCTACCGCAGCAACATGAGCCTGCCCGAGGTCATGGATGAAATGAGCATGATCGAG GAGCTGGTGCAGACTGTGAGTTTGGGTGGCAACTACCTCCTCAATGTGGGGCCTACAAAAGAAGGGGTGATTGTCCCCATCTTCCAAGAGAGACTCCTGGCCCTTGGGAGATGGCTGGATACCAATGGGGAGGCGATTTATGAGTCCCAGCCTTGGAGGGTGCAGATGGAGAACACCACAGACACTGTCTG GTACACCTCCAAGGGACCCGTGGTCTTTGCCATCTTCCTGCTCTGGCCTCGGGACAATGTCCTGCACCTGTCCTCACCCATTGAATCCCCAGGCACACAG gtgacactgctgggctTTGCTGGCACTCTGGAGTGGCAGATCcagccaggggcagggatgctCATAACCCTGCCCTCCATGCTGCcatctcccctccctccccagcctggctgggtggTGAAACTCGAGGGGGTGAAGTGA
- the CNR2 gene encoding cannabinoid receptor 2, translating to MDSCRIPANASKCSGTTMECFMVLSTQAQKISIGILCGLFGTMCVFENSLVLYLIFSSPGIRKKPSYLFIGSLALADILASVIFVCSFVNFHVFNEAGFSKEVFLLQLGGVNTSFSASLSSLLLTALDRYLSIGRPSEYKLLMTRKRAWTALAVLWVTCATIAGLPLLGWNCCTLDSSCSELFPFVDDNYLSGWLCWVVVLLGCIVCAYAHVLWRARQHVAYMEQHQAQAGKQTSRMRMDVMLAKTLVMVLAVLMLCWSPVLVLMIYSVFGRLSDRLRKMFAFCSTLCLLNSMVNPIIYALRSKELFSSLRRVLSRFRRQLKAPEESPEAESSHKSSVIETVCEDTHTV from the coding sequence ATGGAttcctgcaggatccctgcaAACGCCTCCAAGTGCAGCGGGACCACCATGGAGTGCTTCATggtgctcagcacacaggcacagaaGATAAGCATTGGTATCCTGTGTGGCCTCTTTGGGACAATGTGTGTTTTTGAGAACTCTCTGGTGCTCTACCTGATTTTCTCATCCCCTGGGATCAGGAAGAAGCCTTCCTACCTCTTCATCGGCAGCCTGGCGCTGGCTGACATCCTGGCCAGCGTCATCTTTGTCTGCAGCTTCGTGAACTTCCACGTGTTCAACGAGGCTGGTTTCTCCAAGGaggtgttcctgctgcagctgggaggggtGAACACCTCCTTCTCAGCCTCCCTCAGCAGCCTGCTGCTCACGGCCCTGGACCGCTACCTCTCCATCGGCCGGCCCTCGGAGTACAAGCTCCTGATGACCAGGAAAAGGGCCTggacagccctggcagtgctctggGTGACCTGTGCCACCATTGCTGGCCTgcccctgctgggctggaacTGCTGCACGCTGGATTCCTCCTGCTCCGAGCTGTTCCCCTTTGTGGATGACAATTACCTGtcgggctggctctgctgggtcgtggtgctgctgggctgcatcGTCTGCGCCTACGCCCACGTGCTCTGGAGGGCTCGGCAGCACGTGGCCTAcatggagcagcaccaggcacaggcagggaagcAAACCAGCAGGATGAGGATGGACGTGATGCTGGCCAAGACCCTGGTGATGGTGCTGGCTGTCCTCATGCTCTGCTGGTCCCCCGTGCTCGTGCTGATGATCTACAGCGTCTTCGGCAGGCTGAGCGACCGCCTGCGCAAGATGTTCGCCTTCTGCAGCACCCTCTGCCTGCTCAACTCCATGGTCAACCCCATCATTTACGCCCTGAGGAGCAAGGAGCTCTTCTCCTCCCTGAGGAGGGTGCTGTCCCGCTTCAGGAGGCAGCTGAAGGCCCCTGAGGAGAGCCCagaagcagagagcagccaCAAGTCCTCCGTGATAGAGACCGTCTGCGAGGACACGCACACCGTGTAG
- the LYPLA2 gene encoding acyl-protein thioesterase 2 isoform X2 encodes MKMVMPSWFDLMGLTPDAPEDEAGIKKAAENIKAIIEHEMKNGIPPNRIILGGFSQGGALSLYTALTCQHQLAGIVALSCWLPLHKAFPQAANNGVNKDIAILQCHGELDPMIPVRFGALTAEKLKSVVTPTKVQFKTFPGVMHSSCPQEMMAVKEFIEKLLPRI; translated from the exons ATGAAGATGGTGATGCCCTCCTG GTTTGACCTGATGGGACTGACTCCAGATGCACCTGAGGATGAGGCTGGGATcaagaaagctgcagaaaaca TTAAAGCAATCATCGAGCACGAGATGAAGAACGGGATCCCCCCCAACCGCATCATCCTGGGGGGCTTCTCACAG GGCGGTGCCTTGTCGCTGTACACGGCTCTGACGTGCCAGCACCAGCTGGCCGGCATCGTGGCgctcagctgctggctcccGCTGCACAAGGCCTTCCCCCAG GCAGCGAACAACGGCGTGAACAAGGACATCGCCATCCTGCAGTGCCACGGGGAGCTGGACCCCATGATCCCCGTGCGCTTCGGGGCCCTCACGGCCGAGAAGCTCAAGTCTGTGGTCACCCCCACCAAGGTGCAGTTCAAAACCTTCCCTGGAGTGATGCACAGTTCCTGTCCTCAG GAGATGATGGCGGTGAAGGAGTTCATCGAGAAGCTGCTGCCCCGGATCTGA
- the GALE gene encoding UDP-glucose 4-epimerase isoform X1, protein MAETILVTGGAGYIGSHCVLELLQAGYEPVVIDNFHNAIRGSEELPESLRRVQEIAHRPLLFQELDITDRAALQELFRKHRFSAVMHFAGLKAVGESVQKPLEYYRVNLTGTIGLLETMKAHGVRNIVFSSSATVYGDPKYLPLDENHPVGGCTNPYGKSKFFIEEMIRDLCRAEKDWNAVLLRYFNPIGAHESGMIGEDPQGIPNNLMPYVAQVAVGRREFLSVFGNDYKTDDGTGVRDYIHVVDLAKGHIAALKKLKENCGCKIYNLGTGTGYSVLQMVRAMEKASGREIKYRITARREGDVASCYADPALAERELGWKAAFGLDKMCEDLWRWQLQNPTGFSKN, encoded by the exons ATGGCCGAGACCATCCTGGTGACGGGCGGCGCCGGCTACATCGGCAGCCACTgcgtgctggagctgctgcaggcggGCTACGAGCCCGTGGTCATCGACAACTTCCACAACGCCATCCGAG GCTCCGAGGAGCTCCCCGAGAGCCTCCGGCGGGTGCAGGAGATCGCGCACCGGCCCCTGCTCTTCCAGGAGCTCGACATCACGGACCGGGCGGCGCTGCAGGAGCTCTTCAGGAAG CACCGCTTCTCGGCCGTGATGCACTTTGCGGGGCTCAAGGCAGTGGGGGAGTCGGTGCAGAAGCCTCTGGAATATTACAGAGTGAACCTCACCGGGACCATCGGGCTGCTGGAG ACCATGAAGGCCCACGGCGTGAGGAACATCGtgttcagcagctctgccaccGTCTACGGGGATCCCAAGTACCTCCCCCTGGATGAGAATCACCCGGTGGGGGGCTGCACCAACCCCTACGGCAAATCCAAGTTCTTCATCGAGGAGATGATCCGGGATCTCTGCAGAGCGGAGAAG GACTGGAACGCCGTCCTCCTGCGCTACTTCAACCCCATCGGCGCCCACGAGTCGGGGATGATCGGGGAGGACCCTCAGGGCATCCCCAACAACCTCATGCCCTACGTGGCTCAG GTGGCAGTGGGACGCCGGGAATTCCTGAGCGTCTTTGGGAACGACTACAAGACTGACGATGGAACGG GAGTCAGGGATTACATCCACGTCGTGGATCTGGCCAAGGGCCACATCGCTGCTCTGAAGAAGCTCAAGGAGAACTGTGGCTGCAAG ATCTACAACCTGGGCACAGGCACCGGCTACTCCGTGCTGCAGATGGTCCGGGCCATGGAGAAAGCCTCGGGGCGGGAG atCAAGTACCGGATCACGGCCCGGCGCGAGGGGGACGTGGCCTCCTGCTACGCTGACCCCGCGCTGGCCGAGcgggagctgggctggaaagctgcctttGGCCTGGACAAGATGT GTGAGGACCTGTGGCGGTGGCAGCTGCAGAACCCCACGGGCTTCAGCAAGAACTGA
- the HMGCL gene encoding hydroxymethylglutaryl-CoA lyase, mitochondrial isoform X1: MAARRLLPRWAGSLRPVSSAAAAGGPYPKRVKVVEVGPRDGLQNEKNLVPTPVKINLINMLSETGLQVIEATSFVSPKWVPQMADHTEVLQGIRKCPGISYPVLTPNLRGFQAAVAAGAKEVSIFGAASELFTQKNINCSIEESLERFEEVMRAAKEASIPVRGYVSCVLGCPYEGKISAAKVAEVSKKMYSMGCYEISLGDTIGVGTPGSMREMLAAVMKEVPVGALAVHCHDTYGQALANILVALQMGVSVVDASVAGLGGCPYAQGASGNVATEDLVYMLNGLGIHTGVDLQKLMDTGTFICNALNRKTNSKVSQASCRL; encoded by the exons ATGGCGGCGCGGCGGCTCCTGCCCCGCTGGGCGGGATCGCTGCGGCCC GTGAGCTCCGctgcggcggcgggcgggccgTACCCGAAGCGAGTGAAGGTGGTGGAGGTGGGACCCCGCGATGGGCTCCAGAACGAGAAG AATCTTGTGCCCACCCCAGTGAAGATCAATTTAATCAACATGCTGTCAGAGACAGGGCTGCAGGTCATAGAGGCCACCAGCTTCGTGTCCCCCAAGTGGGTTCCTCAG ATGGCTGATCACACCGAGGTGCTGCAGGGCATCAGGAAGTGCCCTGGGATCAGTTACCCCGTGCTCACCCCAAACCTCAGGGGCTTCCAGGCAGCg GTGGCAGCAGGGGCCAAAGAGGTGTCGATCTTTGGGGCAGCATCCGAGCTCTTCACCCAGAAAAACATCAACTGCTCCATCGAGGAGAGCCTGGAGAGGTTTGAGGAGGTGATGAGGGCAGCCAAGGAAGCCAGCATTCCTGTCAGGGG ATACGTTTCCTGTGTCCTTGGATGTCCCTATGAAGGGAAGATTTCTGCAGCTAAAGTTGCAGAG gtcTCCAAGAAGATGTACTCCATGGGGTGCTACGAGATCTCCCTGGGGGACACCATTGGCGTGGGCACCCCGGGCTCCATGAGGGAGATGCTGGCAGCGGTGATGAAGGAGGTGCCCGTGGGGGCTCTGGCCGTTCACTGCCATGACACCTATGGCCAGGCCCTGGCCAACATCCTGGTGGCCCTGCAG ATGGGGGTGAGCGTGGTGGACGCGTCCGTGGCCGGCCTTGGGGGGTGCCCCTATGCCCAGGGAGCCTCTGGGAACGTGGCCACAGAGGATCTGGTGTACATGCTCAACGGGCTGGGCATCCACACG GGGGTGGATCTGCAGAAGCTGATGGACACAGGCACCTTCATCTGCAATGCCCTGAACAGAAAAACCAACTCCAAGGTGTCTCAGGCCTCCTGCAGACTGTGA
- the LYPLA2 gene encoding acyl-protein thioesterase 2 isoform X1, giving the protein MCGNNMSVPLLADAVTVSGAERETAAVIFLHGLGDTGHSWADALSSIRLPYVKYICPHAPRIPVTLNMKMVMPSWFDLMGLTPDAPEDEAGIKKAAENIKAIIEHEMKNGIPPNRIILGGFSQGGALSLYTALTCQHQLAGIVALSCWLPLHKAFPQAANNGVNKDIAILQCHGELDPMIPVRFGALTAEKLKSVVTPTKVQFKTFPGVMHSSCPQEMMAVKEFIEKLLPRI; this is encoded by the exons ATGTGTGGTAACAACATGTCTGTCCCCCTCCTTGCCGACGCTGTCACCGTGTCAGGGGCAGAGCGGGAGACCGCCGCG GTCATTTTCCTCCATGGCCTTGGAGACACGGG gcacagctgggccgATGCTCTGTCTTCCATCCGCCTCCCCTACGTGAAGTACATCTGCCCTCACGC GCCCCGGATCCCGGTGACCCTCAACATGAAGATGGTGATGCCCTCCTG GTTTGACCTGATGGGACTGACTCCAGATGCACCTGAGGATGAGGCTGGGATcaagaaagctgcagaaaaca TTAAAGCAATCATCGAGCACGAGATGAAGAACGGGATCCCCCCCAACCGCATCATCCTGGGGGGCTTCTCACAG GGCGGTGCCTTGTCGCTGTACACGGCTCTGACGTGCCAGCACCAGCTGGCCGGCATCGTGGCgctcagctgctggctcccGCTGCACAAGGCCTTCCCCCAG GCAGCGAACAACGGCGTGAACAAGGACATCGCCATCCTGCAGTGCCACGGGGAGCTGGACCCCATGATCCCCGTGCGCTTCGGGGCCCTCACGGCCGAGAAGCTCAAGTCTGTGGTCACCCCCACCAAGGTGCAGTTCAAAACCTTCCCTGGAGTGATGCACAGTTCCTGTCCTCAG GAGATGATGGCGGTGAAGGAGTTCATCGAGAAGCTGCTGCCCCGGATCTGA